In one window of Hyalangium gracile DNA:
- the mrdA gene encoding penicillin-binding protein 2, whose translation MTPPTLGNSTPGRDLKRRFLWLGLAMVGGLAVLATQLYRLQIIRGEEYAAKSVANFVKEVRLRADRGVIKDARGTILVDSRPSFDAFITPAFCTDCSKVVIPKLAELLGWDADQRQKVDEQVRGAKRNAPFQPLPVRIDLTRDELDRISARRDILDGVEVVPVPHRNYRSETVLSHVLGYMNEITQDELDRLNADGAKYALGDYIGRRGLERYFEQKLRGVDGVRKEVVNARGRTIEELNDKLGENSVVEPQAGSNLVLSIDMRLQEEAERVFPGVAGAVVAIDVNTGFIKALVSRPGFDPNLLTGRVTPAQMASLVRDPLQPMINRVAAAHYSPGSTFKVITQLAAFKSKQFRPETTINCPGGYKLGARTWRCHKDSGHGPVNANQAMAYSCDTWFFKVADTLGIDPIAEMGRELGLGSPTGIGVLGEVPGIMPTSEYHDRLSPGGYTKGMALNSAIGQGDDNVTPLQLAGVYAAIANGGTLYKPQLVQRIEDLDGQVVEAFSPQVVRTTEMNPEHRKVIVDGLVAVTNAPGGTAFRARQTYKEGLQDVVVAGKTGTAQVVAIGAVRLKTHQMDYFTRDHAWFAGFAPADKPEIAVVVLNEHGGHGGTDAAPTGMAVFARYFELKRQDANSPPPRANQPYVLTLPPAPKLEDVMLTRGVPPAGSPNAAQH comes from the coding sequence GCCTGCGCGCCGACCGCGGCGTCATCAAGGACGCGCGCGGCACCATCCTGGTGGACAGCCGCCCCTCGTTCGACGCCTTCATCACCCCGGCGTTCTGCACCGACTGCTCCAAGGTGGTCATCCCCAAGCTGGCCGAGCTGCTCGGCTGGGACGCCGATCAGCGCCAGAAGGTGGACGAGCAGGTGCGCGGGGCCAAGCGCAACGCGCCGTTCCAGCCGCTGCCGGTGCGCATCGATCTCACGCGGGACGAGCTGGACCGCATCAGCGCGCGGCGGGACATCCTGGATGGCGTGGAAGTGGTGCCGGTGCCGCACCGCAACTACCGCTCGGAGACGGTGCTCTCGCACGTGCTGGGCTACATGAACGAGATCACCCAGGACGAGCTGGACCGGCTCAACGCGGACGGGGCGAAGTACGCGCTGGGCGACTACATCGGCCGGCGCGGCCTGGAGCGCTACTTCGAGCAGAAGCTGCGCGGGGTGGACGGGGTGCGCAAGGAAGTGGTGAACGCGCGCGGCCGGACCATCGAGGAGCTGAACGACAAGCTGGGGGAGAACTCCGTCGTGGAGCCCCAGGCGGGCAGCAACCTGGTGCTCTCCATCGACATGCGGCTCCAGGAGGAGGCCGAGCGGGTGTTCCCCGGCGTGGCCGGCGCGGTGGTGGCCATCGACGTGAACACGGGCTTCATCAAGGCGCTGGTGTCTCGGCCGGGCTTCGATCCGAACCTGCTCACGGGCCGCGTCACCCCGGCGCAGATGGCGTCGCTGGTGAGGGATCCGCTCCAGCCGATGATCAACCGCGTGGCCGCGGCGCACTACAGCCCGGGCTCCACCTTCAAGGTCATCACCCAGCTGGCGGCCTTCAAGTCCAAGCAGTTCCGGCCGGAGACGACCATCAACTGCCCCGGCGGCTACAAGCTGGGCGCGCGCACCTGGCGCTGCCACAAGGACAGCGGCCACGGCCCGGTGAACGCCAACCAGGCGATGGCGTACTCCTGCGACACCTGGTTCTTCAAGGTGGCGGACACCCTGGGGATCGATCCCATCGCGGAGATGGGCCGCGAGCTCGGGCTGGGCAGCCCCACCGGCATCGGCGTGCTGGGCGAGGTGCCCGGCATCATGCCCACCTCCGAGTACCACGATCGGCTCTCGCCGGGCGGCTACACCAAGGGCATGGCGCTCAACAGCGCCATCGGCCAGGGCGACGACAACGTGACGCCGCTGCAGCTTGCGGGGGTGTACGCGGCCATCGCCAACGGCGGCACGCTGTACAAGCCGCAACTGGTGCAGCGCATCGAGGACCTCGATGGCCAGGTGGTCGAGGCGTTCTCGCCGCAGGTGGTGCGCACCACGGAGATGAACCCCGAGCATCGCAAGGTCATCGTGGACGGACTGGTGGCGGTGACGAACGCGCCGGGTGGCACCGCGTTCCGGGCGCGGCAGACCTACAAGGAGGGGCTGCAGGACGTCGTGGTGGCGGGCAAGACGGGCACGGCCCAGGTGGTGGCCATCGGCGCGGTGCGCCTCAAGACGCACCAGATGGACTACTTCACCAGAGACCATGCGTGGTTCGCCGGCTTCGCGCCGGCCGACAAGCCGGAGATCGCGGTGGTGGTGCTCAACGAGCACGGCGGCCACGGCGGCACGGACGCGGCGCCCACGGGCATGGCCGTCTTCGCCAGGTACTTCGAGCTCAAGCGGCAGGACGCCAACTCACCCCCGCCGCGCGCCAACCAGCCCTACGTCCTGACCCTGCCTCCGGCGCCGAAGCTGGAGGACGTCATGCTCACTCGCGGCGTCCCGCCCGCAGGCTCTCCGAATGCAGCTCAGCATTGA